The following coding sequences lie in one Pontibacter sp. G13 genomic window:
- a CDS encoding NrtR DNA-binding winged helix domain-containing protein codes for MESTFSNSHYGQADRHLVAVDCIIFGYEANCLQLLLFKRKVEPSAGKWSLLGRFVQHQEGVTDAAMRVVFELTGLKDIFLEQLASFGHVNRDEGARVISIAHFALIRKDDYDVELLESHGASWHDLNNLPELVFDHREMVDMALNSLRQKSRYLPLAFQLLPPKFTIPQLRALYETVFQTPFDRWNFRKRMINSGLLIKLEEKDKSASKKGAHYFQFDWDTYHKQQSEGISPLFL; via the coding sequence ATGGAATCCACCTTCTCCAACTCCCATTACGGGCAGGCAGACAGACATTTAGTAGCGGTAGACTGCATCATCTTCGGATATGAAGCCAACTGCCTCCAGCTCCTCTTGTTCAAGCGAAAGGTGGAGCCAAGCGCCGGGAAATGGTCATTGTTGGGGAGATTTGTCCAGCATCAGGAAGGGGTGACGGACGCTGCCATGCGGGTGGTTTTCGAATTGACAGGGCTGAAGGATATTTTCTTGGAGCAACTGGCCAGTTTCGGCCATGTAAACCGCGATGAAGGAGCGCGAGTCATTTCGATTGCTCATTTTGCGCTGATTCGGAAGGACGACTACGATGTAGAACTGCTCGAATCTCATGGTGCGAGTTGGCACGATCTCAATAATCTACCAGAACTGGTATTCGATCACCGAGAGATGGTGGACATGGCGTTGAATTCACTTCGTCAAAAATCGCGTTACCTGCCATTGGCATTTCAGCTTCTACCGCCCAAATTCACCATTCCGCAATTGAGGGCTTTGTACGAAACGGTATTTCAGACGCCATTTGATAGATGGAACTTCCGCAAACGCATGATCAATTCGGGGCTATTGATCAAGCTCGAAGAAAAGGATAAAAGCGCCTCCAAGAAGGGAGCGCATTATTTCCAGTTTGATTGGGACACCTATCACAAGCAACAATCAGAAGGTATTTCCCCCCTATTCCTCTAA
- the bcp gene encoding thioredoxin-dependent thiol peroxidase — protein MDIQTGPNFLPVGSEVPDVTVADQAGNPVSLKDYRGKKIVLYFYPKDNTPGCTNEACSLRDDYSELQAQGFEVIGVSPDSETKHRNFINKFSLPFTLLSDPELKLIKAFGAWGEKKMYGKTYDGLLRTTFLIDEEGKVSHVINKVKTKEHGQQILSLLAS, from the coding sequence ATGGATATTCAAACCGGACCAAACTTTTTGCCTGTCGGGTCAGAAGTACCTGATGTAACGGTAGCAGACCAAGCGGGCAACCCTGTGTCTCTCAAGGACTATCGGGGTAAGAAGATTGTATTGTACTTCTATCCGAAGGACAACACACCTGGCTGTACCAACGAAGCTTGTTCGCTACGCGACGACTATTCGGAGTTGCAGGCGCAGGGGTTTGAAGTCATCGGTGTGAGTCCCGACAGTGAGACAAAGCACCGCAATTTCATCAACAAATTTTCGCTTCCGTTCACGCTTCTGAGTGATCCTGAGCTCAAATTGATCAAGGCATTTGGGGCATGGGGGGAAAAGAAAATGTACGGCAAGACTTATGATGGACTACTACGTACGACTTTCCTGATCGATGAAGAAGGAAAAGTCTCGCACGTCATCAATAAAGTCAAAACCAAGGAGCATGGGCAGCAAATTCTGTCATTGCTCGCTTCTTGA
- a CDS encoding LuxR C-terminal-related transcriptional regulator, translating into MDILSQFQRIFETDLEVHTDAFRTHLDRIRETDQLTPPNSTFLTIANTTTQKYDYLSENFTILTGHDRADFMAQGMPFFLQQVHPDDVQIWLGGLADIISFVMQEVSPENRLRVDVRFNFRMRMASGEYVNIIENQVPIHLDQYGKPVVGMGYVMLNGQGDPQPIQGTVRLLNDAGQYETLLHKNYSQKLLTDGLTNRERDVIRQVALGDDNETIGQKLFISKETVKTHRKNILRKLQCDNFPEVIAKIMSRGFFL; encoded by the coding sequence ATGGATATTCTCTCTCAATTTCAGCGCATCTTCGAGACGGACCTCGAAGTGCATACGGATGCATTCCGTACACATCTAGACCGAATCAGGGAGACAGACCAATTGACGCCTCCCAATTCGACGTTCCTCACCATCGCCAACACGACCACGCAGAAGTACGATTATCTCTCCGAGAATTTCACGATTCTCACGGGACACGATCGAGCCGACTTTATGGCACAGGGAATGCCCTTCTTTCTACAACAGGTGCATCCAGACGATGTACAGATTTGGTTGGGGGGATTGGCGGATATCATCAGCTTCGTCATGCAGGAAGTGAGTCCAGAAAACCGCTTGCGAGTGGATGTACGCTTCAACTTCCGGATGCGTATGGCGAGTGGTGAGTACGTGAATATCATCGAGAATCAAGTGCCGATTCATCTGGATCAATACGGAAAGCCCGTCGTAGGAATGGGCTATGTCATGCTCAACGGTCAAGGCGATCCTCAGCCCATTCAAGGTACTGTGAGATTACTGAATGATGCAGGCCAGTACGAGACCCTGCTTCACAAGAACTATTCTCAAAAGCTCCTCACAGACGGCTTGACCAATCGGGAACGAGATGTCATTCGACAGGTAGCATTGGGAGATGACAATGAAACCATCGGACAGAAATTATTCATCAGCAAAGAGACCGTCAAAACCCACAGGAAGAACATTCTCAGAAAACTGCAATGCGACAACTTTCCTGAGGTAATTGCCAAAATCATGTCTCGGGGATTTTTTCTGTAA